The Bdellovibrio bacteriovorus genome includes a region encoding these proteins:
- a CDS encoding 3D domain-containing protein, translating to MKTCQSLVALLLMLPVLLVSCAVSKSSDGFGLTPSIYYKPTIVQSNNKCSLTHMRDLITPQGDTLTSMCESDYKQCLMQGSCFVQKDGVMTSYNYHSTIEGIPRFVEVDLTTCPFGYGAYGDCLDPYFSVAADLSYHKVGDVIFIPRLVDAILPNGEIHDGFVIVRDSGGAITGRGRFDFFTGFYNHLAKENTLATLGFGDTKNRFDYRLATDEEAQAARDRRNFPGLKPSVLAEGIR from the coding sequence ATGAAAACATGCCAGTCATTAGTCGCATTGCTATTGATGCTTCCGGTGCTCCTCGTCTCTTGTGCAGTTTCAAAATCTTCGGACGGATTTGGACTCACTCCTTCCATTTACTATAAGCCCACTATTGTGCAGTCGAATAATAAATGCAGTCTGACCCATATGCGTGATTTGATCACTCCCCAAGGAGATACCTTAACCTCCATGTGTGAATCCGATTACAAACAATGTTTGATGCAAGGTTCTTGTTTCGTGCAAAAAGACGGAGTCATGACTTCGTATAATTACCATTCTACGATTGAAGGCATTCCACGCTTTGTCGAGGTGGATTTAACCACATGTCCTTTTGGCTATGGCGCCTATGGCGATTGTCTGGACCCTTATTTCTCTGTTGCTGCCGATCTTAGTTATCACAAAGTGGGCGACGTGATTTTTATTCCACGTCTGGTGGATGCCATTCTTCCGAACGGAGAAATTCATGATGGCTTTGTGATTGTACGTGACTCTGGTGGAGCTATCACCGGGCGCGGCCGCTTTGACTTCTTCACGGGTTTTTATAATCACTTAGCCAAAGAAAATACGCTGGCAACCTTGGGCTTTGGCGATACGAAAAATAGATTTGATTACCGTCTTGCCACTGACGAAGAAGCCCAGGCGGCACGTGACAGAAGAAACTTTCCTGGCCTGAAACCCTCTGTATTAGCTGAAGGCATCCGTTAG
- a CDS encoding alpha/beta hydrolase: MKTWVLAFAVLLVSAVSVAEVRYLPLGPGKVLAYEYIESSAAAPTLILLPGVNRGLSSNDTSVRLLIKQGWNLLLSSLPAHPKSIQGLKSAETPYFTFNSSIRSPEFAKDITELVHALGIQRAVPVTLSYTSSVGVYLDEKEFPHIIEAVPMAIPTENDPDAAKKAELWESWFKLNPFMAPFWIRQFRDQAYTSHWSQTVDKNLSADNEFYGENPRVADIKNGYVTIARAAEDFNFTKWNFKAERRTRDFVFAEDENPERLKNQVEVLKNYLATEKPVRVILVQNVGHVLPTENPEVYAATLGLLLRQSRKAQTQFAVVSTAKSVESIEWKDRSALEAWIKENQR; the protein is encoded by the coding sequence ATGAAAACCTGGGTACTAGCGTTTGCTGTTTTATTGGTCTCTGCCGTTTCTGTCGCTGAAGTTCGTTACCTCCCATTGGGTCCCGGTAAAGTCCTGGCTTATGAGTATATTGAAAGTTCGGCAGCGGCCCCGACGTTGATTCTGTTGCCGGGAGTGAATCGCGGACTGTCTTCTAACGACACTTCGGTAAGATTGCTTATCAAACAGGGTTGGAATCTGCTTCTGTCCTCGTTACCGGCACACCCAAAATCCATTCAAGGCTTGAAGTCGGCAGAGACTCCGTATTTCACTTTTAATAGTTCCATTCGCTCTCCTGAGTTCGCGAAGGATATTACTGAGCTGGTGCATGCCTTAGGTATCCAGCGCGCAGTGCCGGTGACTTTGTCTTACACTTCGTCTGTGGGTGTATATCTTGATGAAAAAGAATTTCCCCATATTATCGAAGCCGTCCCGATGGCGATTCCCACTGAAAACGACCCTGATGCCGCAAAAAAAGCAGAACTTTGGGAATCCTGGTTCAAGTTAAATCCCTTCATGGCGCCGTTCTGGATTCGTCAGTTTCGTGATCAGGCGTATACAAGTCACTGGAGTCAAACTGTCGATAAGAACTTGTCTGCTGATAATGAATTTTATGGCGAAAATCCTCGGGTAGCGGATATCAAAAATGGCTACGTCACGATCGCTCGCGCGGCTGAAGACTTTAATTTCACGAAGTGGAATTTTAAAGCCGAGCGCAGAACGCGTGATTTTGTTTTTGCAGAAGATGAAAATCCCGAGCGATTAAAAAATCAGGTGGAAGTGTTAAAGAACTATTTAGCTACGGAAAAACCCGTGCGCGTGATTTTGGTTCAAAACGTAGGTCATGTTCTGCCGACGGAAAATCCAGAGGTGTATGCGGCGACGTTAGGACTTTTACTGCGTCAGTCTCGCAAAGCACAGACGCAGTTTGCGGTGGTCAGTACTGCAAAATCTGTTGAATCCATTGAGTGGAAAGATCGCAGTGCTTTAGAAGCTTGGATTAAAGAGAACCAACGTTAA
- a CDS encoding N-acetylmuramoyl-L-alanine amidase-like domain-containing protein, producing MKLVVKPLMIILFAGMAAPHVMAQVSSSAASAVIERSAESDLHKLFNKAQEQGVLFKSLRDRVDFFSSQFLGRPYLGGALGEGSNSSFDNDPLFRFDAFDCTTYVETVVALSLASSEESFKNLLTQIRYMNGQISIFTRNHFTSIDWNPNAERLGVLRDITTDVGSSQTSTLETLIEKDTWFARQASEMVKAKENEAKKIEYIRASTQNFSKETARLNFIDKKTLVSNTQLLRYFPKAGVINIVRANWKVKEAIGTALDISHQGIFFERNGQIIFRHASFKRGSQFVVEIPLIDYVKNNLGDSTFAGINILGLNDLRF from the coding sequence ATGAAATTAGTTGTGAAGCCTTTAATGATTATTTTATTCGCCGGAATGGCGGCTCCGCATGTGATGGCGCAGGTTTCTTCCTCTGCGGCTTCAGCCGTGATTGAGCGTTCTGCTGAAAGTGATCTTCACAAGCTCTTTAATAAAGCTCAAGAACAGGGTGTGCTTTTTAAATCCCTGCGCGATCGCGTGGATTTCTTTTCTTCCCAGTTTTTAGGAAGACCTTATCTGGGAGGCGCTCTTGGAGAAGGCAGTAATTCATCCTTTGATAACGATCCGCTGTTTCGTTTTGATGCTTTTGATTGCACAACTTATGTTGAAACTGTCGTCGCTCTTTCTTTGGCTTCGTCAGAAGAATCATTTAAGAATTTACTCACCCAGATTCGCTACATGAATGGCCAGATCAGTATTTTCACACGCAATCATTTTACAAGTATCGATTGGAATCCTAATGCTGAACGCTTGGGCGTCTTAAGAGACATTACGACTGACGTTGGTTCTTCGCAGACTTCGACATTGGAAACTCTTATTGAAAAGGACACTTGGTTTGCCCGACAAGCTTCAGAAATGGTGAAGGCGAAAGAAAACGAAGCAAAGAAGATAGAGTATATTCGCGCAAGCACACAAAATTTTTCGAAAGAAACGGCTCGCTTAAACTTCATTGATAAAAAGACCTTGGTTTCAAATACCCAGTTGCTTCGTTATTTCCCCAAAGCCGGAGTGATCAATATCGTTCGCGCCAACTGGAAAGTGAAAGAGGCTATCGGAACTGCTTTAGATATTTCTCATCAAGGAATTTTCTTTGAGAGAAATGGGCAGATTATTTTCCGTCACGCGAGCTTTAAGCGCGGGTCGCAGTTTGTCGTCGAAATCCCGCTAATTGACTATGTGAAGAACAACTTGGGCGATTCTACTTTTGCGGGAATTAATATCCTGGGTTTAAACGATCTTCGTTTCTAA